The following are encoded together in the Marmota flaviventris isolate mMarFla1 chromosome 18, mMarFla1.hap1, whole genome shotgun sequence genome:
- the Ppm1n gene encoding probable protein phosphatase 1N, which yields MAALAGLLECLLWPARKDEEAEKEEEAGAQGPQSLLAAPRCSQRPHGGVAASSGLRFGASAAQGWRTHMEDSHCAWLSLPGLPPGWAFFAILDGHGGARVARFGARHLPGHVLEELGPAPSEPEGVSQALRRAFLNADERLRSLWPGGEPGGSTAVVLLVSPRFLYLAHCGDSRAVLSRAGAVAFGTQDHRPLRPRERERIYNSGGTIRRRRVEGSLAVSRALGDFANKAAPGRPPELQLISAEPEVAALARQTEDEFVLLASDSVWEVTSGAALVGLVASRLRLDLAPELLCAQLLDTCLCQGSLDNMTCIVVCFPGAPRACEEAIRREHALDTALGRRVAELCVSAQEPPSLNTVFRTLASEDILDLPPGGGLHCKAAVIAEAYSQLFQASEECWEKGQDGAGKPSSTHLNSALNLEA from the exons ATGGCGGCCCTTGCAGGTCTGCTGGAGTGTCTCCTCTGGCCGGCTCGCAAGGAtgaagaggcagagaaggaagaggaagctgGCGCCCAAGGGCCTCAGTCTCTCCTGGCTGCGCCGCGATGCTCCCAGAGGCCACACGGGGGTGTGGCAGCATCGTCCGGCCTGCGCTTCGGAGCCAGCGCAGCGCAGGGTTGGCGAACGCATATGGAGGACTCGCACTGCGCTTGGCTCTCCTTACCTGGGCTGCCGCCTGGCTGGGCTTTCTTCGCTATCCTCGACGGCCACGGAGGGGCGCGAGTTGCCCGCTTCGGCGCGCGCCACCTGCCAGGCCACGTGCTCGAGGAGCTAGGCCCAGCGCCCAGCGAACCCGAGGGCGTGAGCCAGGCGCTGCGCCGAGCCTTCTTGAATGCCGACGAGCGACTCCGCTCGCTCTGGCCCGGTGGCGAACCCGGCGGCTCCACTGCGGTCGTGTTGCTGGTCTCCCCGCGCTTTCTATACCTGGCGCACTGCGGTGACTCGCGCGCCGTGCTGAGCCGCGCCGGCGCCGTGGCCTTCGGCACCCAAGACCACCGGCCCCTCCGGCCGCGGGAACGCGAGCGCATCTACAACTCGGGCGGCACCATCCGTCGCCGTCGCGTCGAGGGCTCTCTGGCAGTGTCTCGAGCACTAGGCGATTTTGCTAACAAAGCGGCTCCGGGGAGGCCCCCCGAACTGCAGCTAATTTCCGCGGAGCCTGAAGTGGCTGCCCTGGCACGCCAGACTGAGGACGAATTCGTGCTCCTGGCCTCTGACAGCGTGTGGGAAGTTACGTCTGGTGCTGCCCTGGTGGGACTGGTGGCATCGCGCCTCCGTTTGGACCTGGCCCCAGAGCTTCTCTGCGCGCAGCTGTTGGACACGTGTCTGTGCCAG GGCAGCCTGGACAACATGACCTGCATCGTGGTTTGCTTCCCAGGGGCTCCCAGGGCTTGTGAGGAGGCCATCAGGAGGGAGCATGCGCTGGATACAGCCCTGGGCCGCAGAGTAGCTG AGCTGTGTGTCTCTGCTCAGGAGCCCCCCAGTCTGAACACAGTTTTCAGGACTCTGGCCTCGGAGGACATCCTGGATTTGCCTCCTGGGGGAGGACTGCACTGCAA GGCTGCAGTCATTGCTGAAGCTTATTCTCAGCTCTTCCAGGCCTCAGAAGAATGTTGGGAG AAGGG